GAAGGCCTGAAAGCAAAATCCAGATTTCaattaatataaatgtgtgtgtgtgtgtataggtgtgtgcgtgcgtgtgtgtgtgagagtgtgtgtgtgtgtgtgtgtgtgtgtatgtgtgtgtgtgcatgcgcgtgtgtgtgcgtgtgtgtgtgtatgtgtgtatgtgtgtgtgtgttagagtgtgtgagagagtgtgtgtgtgtgtatatgtgtttgtgtgtttgtgtgtgtgtgtttgtgtgtgtgtatatgtgtgtatgtgtgcgtgcgtgtgtgtgagagtgtgtgtgtgtgtgtgagagtgtgtgtgtgtgtatgtgtgcgtgtgtgtgtgtgtgtttgtgtgtgtgtgtgtgtatatgtgtgtgcgtgtgtgtgtgtgtttgtgtgtgtgtgtgtgtatgtgtgcgtgtgtgtgtgtgtgtgtatgtgtgtgtgtgtgagagtgtgtgtgtgtgtatgtgtgcgtgtgtgtgtgtgtgtatgtgtgtgtgtatgtgcgtgtgtgtgtgtgtgtgtgtatgtgtgtgtgtgtgagagtgtgtgtgtgtgtatgtgtgcgtgtgtgtgtgtgtgtgtgtatgtgtgtgtgtgtgagagtgtgtgtgtgtgtatgtgtgtgtatatgtgtgtgcgtgtgtgtgtgtgagagtgtgtgtgtgtgtatgtgtgcgagtgtgtgtgtgtgtatgtgtgtgtgtgtgagagtgtgtgtgtgtgtgtgtgtcagtggagTACAGTAGTCTCACTCACTCGCTGTAGGTCCTGCTCATGGGCGGTGATGGAATGTCCTGGCTGTATGCGTTCTGAGCATGCTCAGGGTATGGCTCTGATTTGATTGGCTGGCTCTCTTGGCAGACCTCGGATTTCACAGAAGGAACTGCagacaaaatattgtgattgtATTTAGCTATTTGTGGGGACCAAATGTCTCcagaacaatataaaatatgaaccTTTTGACTTGGAGACATATtagaaaaagtgaaagagacTAAAAGTGTTGTTTTGGTGGCTGAGGTTAAGCTTAGGTGGAGCCCAGCggcatttacatacatacactcatagAGAAGGACATGGAAGCTGCCTACAAAGACCGGCACACAAACTTGCATAAACAAACATATCATTCCACGTTGAGATAAGAAGAAACACAAGCTAACGTCAGGGGTAAATGTTTGCATTGCGTTTGGATATCGGTTTGGATATTTGGTTAGAAAAGTGAGATCAGATTACTCCGTGaccacatacacattttaaCCTCAGGTGTGAATGCAAATGTTaaccataaacaaacattcGTGTTGCTGCCCACTCTTATATATTTGAACTCTTTTCCACAGTGAAGACATCACAACTATAAAAGAACACACATGGAATTTGTAGTGAATTGTAGTGCAGTGAATAGGAGAATCTCTAGATCATGACAGATGTTCCtaaagtgtttgtgatgtttgtgGCTTTGACTGAGCATAAATCCACCAACCTTTATGGATGGTGGTGCCGGCCTGTTGGTCCTCAGGTGTAGTGGGGGACAGCATGAGtgaagagggaaggagaggggGCGGGTAGAGTAGTGGCAGGACAGGGATAAGTCCCGGCGTGGGAACAATAGGGGCCAACACCTGGACATACAAACACAAGAAACCCCATAAGTGTAAATGTGCTAACTGCAGTATGAAATAATACAGAACTATAGTCAAAATGTTTCTTGGTTGTTCATATGTATAgatatttttgcatttaaatagcatcattaaaaatcatatttaaggTATTTTTCAGGTTCAAAAATTTTCTAAATACCTAGAAATTCTAAAGAATTGATTGGCAAGTGGTTACCATAggcttattttttcattattaatctTAAGCTGTAGCCAGTATGAATTATTATGAAATGAGTATgcatgtaaattattattaaattaatagtaaattaataataaaaactcaGAATTCAACACTGCTTTTGATCAGTTGGGAACTCACTGTCGGGAAGGGTAGGGTCATGGGTGGGGTCAGCAGCCTGGGTTGTGGTGAGCCGGATGCAGATCCTGACATGGAGCTGGAACGAGGCCTGGCTATGGGACTACCCCACTCATATGGGGATGGAGGGGTGGCCCGGGATGAGggagaagaggaggatgagggaGAAGAGGATgatggagagggaggagagggttTCTTGCCCAGGGACAGGTCTACAGGCTCTAACTGAGACTGCAGGCGACCGGCATCTGGCACTGTTCGGGCTGGGCTGCGGTAGGGCGACTGGTGGTAACCCACCGGGTAGTGGGACGGGTAACAAGCCTGAGGGTACTGAGAGGTGTACGGTGGGTGCACGGCCAGGATTACGCCAAAGGGTTCAGGCTGAGATTTCCCCAAGGAATAAccattaaagagagagagagagagagagagagagagagagggagagggagagagagagagagagagagagagagagagagagaaagagggagagagagagagagaaagaaagagagggagagagagagagagagagagagagagagagagagagagagagagggagagggagagagagagagagagagagagagagagagaatattcaTTAACTAGGCCTTATACTACCAACATACTTAGTAACTGACAATGTAATCAGAGACCTGACTGCAAGTATAAGCTtcagttagttgttaggaagAGAACTGCTCCAGAGTAACATACCTGTTATGTTATATGTCTATATGTCTAttacaagcttcagataaaacattcagagtgtttttaaCATGCTTCAGATGTTCATTGTTAAACCAGAAtggccaagaaaaaaaaaaatgaatgtgcacctccattagcttagtgctaacgtGCTATTAGAAACCTCATTGAGGTGCTAGCAAAAATGAGCATCATCAAAGAACTTTgcttttttctcactttctgaGTTTGTTATATTTCTCACTTTATAGTTTGTATATTTATGGTCCAACCTGAAGGCCTAGCAGTAATAGTTATGATTCAACTTTGgttttaaagaaagaaacactaaCGTAACCAAACTCAAAACATTGGCATTACATATGTTACATGTGGTTGTAGggatgttttcattttccactgtCCCGCAGATATTTAGACTACTTATGATCTTATAAAAATGTGCCTGTCTGTCAAATCACCTGGGCAACAAAATGCCTCAACAAAGGTTTGGAAGGCTAAACTTGCACCCACTCTCAGGCCCATGTGTAGTCACCAGGGTTCCAGTCGTATCTATTTTTACAAGCAGTCagttaaaatgagtaaaaatggtaaaatatattCCATTATCTACAAACTGTCATTCCATTTTCAGCTTGGAGTCAATGCGTATATTAATGTATGAGTAACTGGGCCACTTACTAACAGTGATGTCACATATGGGCTTTAGGCAATAGACCTGACTTTGAGTGTTATGCAACTCACTGAGAGTGCTGAATATTGTTCACTCGCTCAAaagcagagagggagaaaacttgaaaaaagaaagagaaacttTTTCTGCTGGTTTCTGTGCCACGCTTTTACTTGACGAATCTGCCGATAGCAGCACAGAAAACTGGCACTGGTGTTTAAAAAAGGCTGGCAAACCACACACAGGCTGGGTGAGGCAGCAGTGTGCTCAGGGGTACAACAAAAGGGCAGAAAAACTGCTTTTCCGACAAGCAAGCTGGAGCCAAACCTAACATTCAGCCCCCTGCAAAGCCATAACCTAATGAGAAAGGAATGCATGTCCATCtggggaaagagtgagagagcgagagagaaagaaagagagagagatgcggCTCAGTAACATTAGAGCGGTGTGAATTatccttctgaattctgaaattTAAGAATGTCTTACTAATGAGGTTAATAACTAGACTCAACATGGCCTTTGCTACTGCCCGTTTTTCTTTAATACACGGAAACCGGACTACTTACACACATGCGTACACACACGAAACTCTAGTGTGATTGGCCAGTCGCCAGCTTGACCATTGTGTGCTTTCTGTGACTCAGGTTTGTTTTTCGGGGCGGAAAGAGGGagattgtttttgttaaaagCGGGTAAACTGGACCTATTGACCTAGAAAAGCAACAGGAAGAGAGACCATCGTTGCTGCTCCACACACACCTTACTGTACATAACCATTCAAATGAATCTACATTTTATTTAGGCATAACAAATCTACCCAGGTATAACTCTCTCTTACTTGCTTTGTATTATTCATTGTCACACAAGTCAGAAATTAATTGAATGAACAAATATGAGAGATGATAGACGAGCTGCACTAAGACGACTTCAATTACGAGTCGATCACGTCAGGCAGGTTGGATGAACTACTTACAACAGTTGTTGGATAAACAGCATCAAAGCGATGTAATCATATAACTGACAAATTAGTCATTCTCTTTGTCATGATCAAACTATGGACATGCAGTTAATGTAATATAGAGACCAAAGTTGCTCTACAGCTAGACCAAGGTTGACCCATAGGGCAACGTAATATACAGCTAGACCAAGGTTGATCCATAGGGCAACGTAATATACAGCTAGACCAAGGTTGACCCATAGGACAACGTAATATACAGCTAGACCAAGGTTGATCCATAGGACAACGTAATATACAGCTAGACCAAGGTTGACCCATAGGACAATGTAATATACAGCTAGACCAAGGTTGATCCATAGGACAACGTAATATACAGCTAGACCAAGGTTGACCCATAGGGCAACGTAATATACAGCTAGACCAAGGTTGACCCATAGGACAATGTAATATACAGCTAGACCAAGGTTGACCCATAGGACAATGTAATATACAGCTAGACCAAGGTTGACCCATAGGACAATGTAATATACAGCTAGACCAAGGTTGACCCATAGGGCAACGTAATATACAGCTACACCAAGGTTGACCCATAGGACAATGTAATATACAGCTACACCAAGGTTGACCCATAGGACAATGTAATATACAGCTAGACCAAGGTTAACCCATAGGACAACGTAATATACAGCTAGACCAAGGTTGACCCATAGGACAACGTAATATACAGCTAGACCAAGGTTGACCCATAGGACAATGTAATATACAGCTAGACCAAGGTTGACCCATAGGGCAATGTAATATACAGCTAGACCAAGGTTGACCCATAGGACAATGTAATATACAGCTAGACCAAGGTTGACCCATAGGACAACGTAATATACAGCTAGACCAAGGTTGACCCATAGGGCAATGTAATATACAGCTAGACCAAGGTTGACCCATAGGACAATGTAATATACAGCTAGACCAAGGTTGACCCATAGGACAATGTAATATACAGCTACACCAAGGTTGACCCATAGGACAATGTAATATACAGCTAGACCAAGGTTGACCCATAGGGCAATGTAATATACAGCTAGACCAAGGTTGACCCATAGGGCAATGTAATATACAGCTAGACCAAGGTTGACCCATAGGGCAATGTAATATACAGCTAGACCAAGGTTGACCCATAGGGCAATGTAATATACAGCTAGACCAAGGTTGACCCATAGGGCAATGTAATATACAGCTAGACCAAGGTTGACCCATAGGGCAATGTAATATACAGCTACACCAAGGTTGACCCATAGGACAATGTAATATACAGCTAGACCAAGGTTGACCCATAGGGCAATGTAATATACAGCTAGACCAAGGTTGACCCATAGGACAATGTAATATACAGCTAGACCAAGGTTGACCCATAGGGCAATGTAATATACAGCTAGACCAAGGTTGACCCATAGGACAATGTAATATACAGCTAGACCAAGGTTGACCCATAGGACAATGTAATATACAGCTAGACCAAGGTTGACCCATAGGGCAATGTAATATACAGCTAGACCAAGGTTGACCCATAGGACAATGTAATATACAGCTAGACCAAGGTTGACCCATAGGACAATGTAATATACAGCTAGACCAAGGTTGACCCAGCCCCTTTGAATAAACGTAAGGTAGAAACTCCTAACTGGTCAATACCAGAACCACAGTGTCTACTTCTTTtatattattgtaatttttaaaggaaaatcctaaaacaaataaacacaacaccTACTGCAATATTATGGTGCGTAATCTGTTTTAAGTGATTGCAACTGATGTGTGTCAGCTGATGTCATACTGCTTCTTATATCTTTAATGGCATTTATGCATACACTGGTCTCAGTCTGTCATACTACTCACCGTCTCCATGTCTGTCTTCACTGGGTAGTCACAAATGAGCATGGGTGCTTCcactgaaattctgaaaaatgaagaaggCCAAAGAGATCAGATGTAGATAACAACAATAAGTCAACCAGCAAAAGGCAGATCAGATCACTAACTTCTGACTATGCATCTCAGCAGGAAAGCACACATTGTTAATGTCAGAGTAGCCCATTTTATGAAGCTACCTGGATACTCAAAAACAACAAGATCTCATCGCTCATTCTCTCAGATATTCATTCTCACAATCCATACAGTTTACTTGCATGAAATCAATTTTTTCCACAGTTTTGGATACAGAAAATATAGTCTAGCACCAT
This Pygocentrus nattereri isolate fPygNat1 chromosome 22, fPygNat1.pri, whole genome shotgun sequence DNA region includes the following protein-coding sequences:
- the klf3 gene encoding Krueppel-like factor 3, translated to MLICDYPVKTDMETPEPFGVILAVHPPYTSQYPQACYPSHYPVGYHQSPYRSPARTVPDAGRLQSQLEPVDLSLGKKPSPPSPSSSSPSSSSSPSSRATPPSPYEWGSPIARPRSSSMSGSASGSPQPRLLTPPMTLPFPTVLAPIVPTPGLIPVLPLLYPPPLLPSSLMLSPTTPEDQQAGTTIHKVPSVKSEVCQESQPIKSEPYPEHAQNAYSQDIPSPPMSRTYSEGNTHSVIVHTRKLESPDPLKKRRIHRCDFGGCNKVYTKSSHLKAHRRTHTGEKPYRCMWEGCTWKFARSDELTRHFRKHTGVKPFQCPDCERSFSRSDHLALHKKRHLLV